One stretch of Acanthochromis polyacanthus isolate Apoly-LR-REF ecotype Palm Island chromosome 16, KAUST_Apoly_ChrSc, whole genome shotgun sequence DNA includes these proteins:
- the LOC110962929 gene encoding LOW QUALITY PROTEIN: filamin-A-interacting protein 1 (The sequence of the model RefSeq protein was modified relative to this genomic sequence to represent the inferred CDS: inserted 6 bases in 5 codons; deleted 4 bases in 4 codons) yields the protein MRSRSCTMAGPEDGHIQPTKAFIKQEEENTPELTKRKTKVQKEDKDVKMGVSGTAKKPQKAAESHKAATPDLSKKDLLHLLGIMEGEVQAREDIIGLLKSDRTRPETLEAHYGSAVPTKPLQALQRDGQLIHSSSTDDVYEKPMAELDRLEDKQKETYRRMLEQLLLAEKCHRRTVMELDNEKRKHADFMNKSDDFTNLLEQERERLKRLLEQEKVYQARKDKDHNRRLEKVRAELVKLKSFALMLVDERQLHIEQIDQQSQKVQDLTQKLQEKDQRLAAVSDTAKEDSQKVLKLEAELEHKAAKFTQEHEEMTAKLANQESQSRQLRLKLAGLGQKIEELEESNKVLQKSDEDLQELREKISKGECGNSSLMAELENLRKRVLEMEGKDEEITKTENQCKELRKRLQDEENHSKELRLEVDKLQKRMVELEKLEVAFNKSKTECSQLHTNLEKEKRVXKDLAGELDMVKSRLKELESSESKFEKAEMVLKDDLMKLKSFTVILVDERXNMAERLKQEEQKSDDLSKMFKAEQGKVTEVTEKLIEESKKLLKFKSEMEIQVTTLTMEKDELKNKLASEEEKCRELNNKLSSMKIRMDGLEETDREMQRKWANKDNSRNPDEDNKVKELTLEIERLKSRLKQLEVVEGDLMKTEDEYDLLEKKFRTEQDKANALSKLLEDMKSQIARNKAIEKGEVMSPEAELRIRCKLEEAKTRELRADVQALKEKIHELMNKEDQLSQLQVDFXVLQQRFMEEEEKKKSMSQEVENLTKELEATKRYSRALRPSMNGRRMVDVPVTSTAVQTDVMTSEPAEDETAAGFIRNQFXEENHLMSNLRQRGLKKXPTVLERYPPASAEPGAKKSWIPWMKKKEAITLTQTTPEKTNGASLLHQPEMTMSPKPGQPLHIRVTPDHENSTATLEITSPRAEDFFSSTTIIPTLGLQKPRITIVPKPTTVTSKAKTCDGMGGLDRAKSPVTITTISRAKSPDKTNGSLQSPVSIITVSTTPVAEVCASSEPHEITSGRTVIKMTPEKQPGPAPVRKYNGNSNIITTEDNKIHIHLGPQFKRPSESCSSPLLTLRPVGLSSDSKETLTGTVLRSPRQASVAKTTQSKMTSSITITPITSAASRPTQSVPSSDAQSARSAATRIPVSKGSLMEVVAANSHR from the exons ATGCGCTCCAGGAGCTGCACCATGGCGGGTCCAGAAGACGGACACATCCAGCCCACTAAAGCTTTTATCaaacaggaagaggaaaacaCACCAGAGTTGACGAAGAGGAAGACGAAGGTTCAGAAGGAGGACAAGGACGTGAAGATGGGGGTGTCTGGAACAGCGAAGAAACCTCAGAAAGCTGCAGAGAGCCATAAAGCAGCAACTCCAGACCTGTCAAAGAAGGACCTCCTTCACCTGCTAGGGATCATGGAAGGAGAAGTTCAG GCCAGAGAGGACATCATTGGCCTGCTGAAGTCAGACAGAACCAGGCCGGAGACTCTGGAGGCCCACTATGGCTCGGCTGTACCCACCAAACCCCTGCAGGCCCTGCAGAGAGACGGACAGCtcatccacagcagcagcacagacgACGTGTACGAGAAGCCCATGGCTGAG TTGGACCGTCTGGAGGACAAACAGAAGGAGACGTACAGACGGATGctggagcagctgctgctggcAGAGAAATGTCACCGACGCACCGTCATGGAGCTGGACAACGAGAAACGCAAGCACGCCGACTTCATGAACAAGAGCGACGACTTCACCAACCTgctggagcaggagagggagag ACTCAAAAGGCTGTTGGAACAGGAGAAGGTCTACCAGGCTCGTAAAGACAAGGACCACAACAGGAGACTGGAAAAAGTCAGAGCAGAGCTGGTTAAGCTCAAGTCCTTTGCTCTGATGCTGGTAGACGAGCGGCAGCTGCACATCGAGCAGATCGACCAACAAAGCCAGAAGGTCCAGGACCTCACTCAGAAGCTGCAGGAAAAAGATCAGCGATTGGCAGCTGTAAGTGACACTGCCAAGGAGGACAGCCAGAAGGTCCTCAAGCTGGAGGCTGAGCTGGAGCACAAAGCAGCCAAGTTTACACAGGAACACGAGGAGATGACGGCCAAGCTGGCAAACCAAGAATCCCAAAGCCGGCAGCTGAGGCTGAAACTGGCTGGATTGGGACAGAAGATTGAAGAGCTGGAAGAGAGCAACAAAGTGCTGCAGAAATCCGATGAGGACTTGCAGGAGCTAAGAGAGAAGATCAGCAAAGGGGAGTGTGGGAATTCTTCTCTGATGGCAGAGCTGGAGAACCTACGGAAGAGAGTGCTGGAGATGGAAGGCAAGGATGAGGAGATCACCAAAACAGAGAATCAGTGCAAGGAG CTGAGGAAGAggctacaggatgaggagaacCACAGCAAGGAGCTGAGGCTGGAGGTGGACAAACTCCAGAAGAGAATGGTTGAACTGGAGAAACTGGAGGTGGCGTTCAACAAGAGCAAAACAGAGTGTTCACAGCTTCACACAAACCTGGAAAAGGAGAAACGTG TGAAGGATTTAGCTGGTGAGCTGGATATGGTGAAAAGTCGACTGAAAGAACTAGAGTCCTCAGAGTCGAAGtttgaaaaagcagaaatggtCCTCAAAGATGATCTCATGAAGCTGAAGTCCTTCACAGTTATACTGGTGGATGAAA AAAACATGGCAGAGAGACTTAAGCAAGAAGAACAGAAGAGTGATGATTTAAGTAAGATGTTCAAAGCAGAGCAAGGCAAGGTTACAGAGGTGACAGAGAAACTGATTGAGGAGAGC AAAAAACTTCTCAAATTCAAATCAGAAATGGAGATCCAAGTGACAACTCTCACTATGGAGAAAGATGAGTTAAAAAATAAGCTTGCAAGTGAAGAGGAAAAATGTAGAGAGTTAAATAACAAGCTGAGTTCAATGAAAATAAGAATGGATGGACTAGAGGAGACAGACAGGGAAATGCAGAGAAAGTGGGCCAACAAGGACAATAGCAGAAATCCAGATGAAGACAACAAAGTAAAAGAGCTCACGCTAGAAATCGAAAGACTTAAGAGCAGGCTGAAGCAACTTGAGGTGGTGGAGGGAGATTTAATGAAAACTGAGGATGAGTATGATCTACTGGAGAAGAAATTCAGAACAGAGCAGGATAAAGCAAACGCCCTTTCTAAGCTGCTGGAAGATATGAAAAGTCAGATTGCCAGAAACAAAGCCATAGAGAAAGGAGAAGTCATGAGTCCAGAGGCCGAGCTGAGAATTCGCTGCAAATTGGAGGAAGCTAAAACCAGAGAACTGAGAGCAGACGTCCAGGCCCTGAAGGAGAAAATCCACGAACTGATGAACAAGGAGGACCAGCTCTCCCAGCTGCAGGTTGATT TTGTCCTCCAACAGAGGttcatggaggaggaggagaagaaaaagagtaTGAGTCAAGAAGTGGAGAACCTTACCAAAGAACTGGAGGCCACCAAGCGC TACAGTCGCGCCTTGAGGCCCAGTATGAACGGCAGGAGGATGGTGGATGTCCCAGTTACCTCCACAGCTGTCCAGACAGATGTG ATGACCAGTGAGCCTGCTGAGGAcgagacagcagcaggatttatCCGGAATCAGT TGGAGGAGAATCACTTAATGAGCAACCTCAGACAACGTGGCCTTAAAAA GCCGACGGTTCTTGAACGATACCCTCCAGCTTCAGCAGAGCCCGGGGCGAAGAAGTCTTGGATACCCTGGATGAAAAAGAAGGAGGCCATCACTCTCACTCAGACCACTCCTGAGAAGACCAACGGGGCATCTTTGCTCCATCAACCTGAAATGACCATGTCCCCGAAGCCAGGTCAGCCACTACACATTCGAGTGACTCCCGATCACGAGAACAGCACTGCCACCTTGGAGATCACCAGCCCTCGAGCTGAGGATTTCTTCTCCAGCACCACCATAATACCAACTCTTGGTCTTCAGAAACCCCGCATCACAATTGTCCCTAAACCCACAACAGTGACCTCAAAGGCCAAGACCTGTGATGGGATGGGAGGTCTGGATAGAGCCAAATCTCCCGTCACGATAACCACCATCTCCAGAGCAAAGAGTCCAGACAAGACCAATGGCAGCCTCCAGTCGCCGGTgtccatcattacagtcagcACCACTCCTGTGGCTGAAGTATGTGCTTCATCCGAGCCCCACGAAATTACCTCAGGTCGCACAGTAATCAAGATGACCCCGGAGAAGCAGCCAGGACCTGCACCTGTCAGGAAATACAATGGAAACAGCAACATCATCACAACAGAGGACAACAAGATCCATATCCACTTGGGTCCACAGTTTAAGAGGCCTTCAGAGTCCTGCAGCAGTCCTTTGCTCACATTGAGACCCGTTGGATTGAGCTCAGACAGCAAggaaacactgacaggaacAGTCCTTCGCTCCCCACGTCAAGCCTCAGTGGCAAAGACGACTCAGAGCAAAATGACAAGCAGCATCACAATCACTCCCATCACCTCAGCAGCCTCCAGGCCGACGCAGTCAGTG